In the genome of Cryptomeria japonica chromosome 8, Sugi_1.0, whole genome shotgun sequence, one region contains:
- the LOC131057195 gene encoding 2-oxoglutarate-dependent dioxygenase DAO-like produces MSSSLQCSLEAILSEVDLPVIDFTKFPEDLDGEELSHLQDYPMLAKLREACTEWGFFRLVNHGVSVELLDKVQKVNRDLLSMPNDVKDRATTSSPFDSYYRGPNHETFNIVEPSKSESLEQVCSKIWPEGNLSYCETMVTYNLRLSNLAQNITKIILASLGLDAETFYLSHFAKCTSRMRINGYSSQQKNIGEETMMSHKDPGCVTVLYQDDVGGLEIRSKEGKWFNVKPLSHSFVINLGDSLKAWSNGRYHSADHRVVCKGWIDRLSIAFFISFPMETEIWAPEELVDKDNPRRYKPFIFSQFRREIRTNTDDREKGTALERFAGI; encoded by the exons ATGTCTTCCTCGCTGCAATGTTCCCTTGAAGCCATTCTATCTGAAGTTGATCTTCCCGTAATCGACTTCACAAAATTTCCAGAAGACTTGGATGGTGAAGAACTGAGCCACCTTCAAGATTATCCCATGCTCGCCAAACTAAGAGAGGCCTGCACAGAATGGGGATTTTTCCGTCTGGTCAACCATGGAGTTTCAGTAGAGCTTCTGGATAAGGTTCAGAAGGTTAACCGAGATTTATTGTCCATGCCAAACGACGTTAAAGACAGGGCCACAACTTCTAGTCCATTCGATAGTTACTATCGAGGTCCCAACCATGAGACATTCAATATTGTCGAACCTTCGAAATCAGAATCTTTAGAGCAAGTGTGCTCAAAGATATGGCCAGAAGGGAATCTAAGTTACTG CGAGACTATGGTAACGTACAATTTGCGTCTCTCAAATCTTGCCcaaaatataacaaaaataatTCTGGCAAGCCTGGGGTTGGATGCCGAGACCTTCTACCTCTCTCACTTCGCAAAGTGCACGTCAAGAATGCGGATAAATGGGTATTCATCGCAACAAAAAAATATCGGGGAGGAGACCATGATGTCTCATAAAGATCCCGGGTGCGTCACAGTACTTTACCAAGACGATGTGGGAGGCCTTGAGATTCGATCCAAGGAGGGCAAGTGGTTCAACGTCAAACCTCTCTCTCATTCATTTGTTATCAATCTGGGGGACTCTCTCAAG GCGTGGAGTAATGGAAGATACCACAGCGCAGATCATCGTGTTGTTTGTAAAGGGTGGATAGATCGATTGTCTattgcatttttcatttcatttccaatggAGACAGAAATCTGGGCGCCTGAGGAACTTGTAGACAAGGACAATCCAAGGCGTTACAAGCCTTTCATATTCTCCCAATTCAGACGTGAGATAAGAACGAATACAGATGACAGAGAAAAAGGTACAGCTCTCGAACGATTCGCCGGCATATAA